In a genomic window of Chryseobacterium sp. G0162:
- the asnB gene encoding asparagine synthase B, whose protein sequence is MCGIVCLFDAKQKTEILRPQVLEMSKKIRHRGPDWSGVFQDEKVVFSHERLAIVDPTSGKQPLFTKDGKVVLAVNGEIYNHRELKEEFPDYEFQTQSDCEVILALYRKYGKDFVEKLNGIFAFALYDTEHEVYLIARDHMGICPLYQGWDKNGNYYVASELKALEGICKKIETFLPGHLVYSKDGAELQQWYTREWESFDHVKENETDIDKLRKGLEDAVHRQLMSDVPYGVLLSGGLDSSVISAITAKFARQRIESGDTQEAWYPRLHSFAVGLVGSPDLVAAQKAAEHIGSVHHEVNFTVQEGLDAIRDVIYHLETYDVTTIRASTPMYLLARVIKSMGIKMVLSGEGSDELFGGYLYFHKAPNAKEFHDETVRKLGKLHLYDCLRANKALMSWGIEGRVPFLDKEFMDIAMTLNPQDKMIQVAEGKIEKWVLRKAFEDILPASIAWRQKEQFSDGVGYSWIDTLKEVAEKEVTDEMMVNARFRFPLNTPQNKEEYRYRTIFEEHFPSETAAATVPSVPSVACSTPIALEWDEAFKKMNDPSGRAVKVHETSY, encoded by the coding sequence ATGTGTGGAATTGTATGTTTATTCGATGCCAAGCAAAAAACTGAGATATTAAGGCCTCAGGTTTTGGAAATGTCAAAAAAGATCCGTCACAGAGGACCAGATTGGAGTGGGGTCTTTCAGGATGAGAAAGTAGTTTTCTCTCACGAAAGATTAGCCATTGTAGATCCAACATCCGGAAAGCAACCTTTATTTACTAAAGACGGGAAAGTAGTATTAGCTGTAAACGGTGAAATCTACAACCATAGAGAATTAAAAGAAGAATTTCCTGATTATGAATTTCAGACTCAATCTGATTGTGAGGTTATTCTGGCACTATACAGAAAATACGGAAAAGATTTTGTGGAAAAACTGAACGGTATTTTCGCATTTGCATTGTATGATACGGAACATGAAGTTTATCTGATTGCCCGCGATCATATGGGAATCTGCCCTCTTTATCAGGGATGGGATAAGAACGGAAACTATTATGTAGCTTCTGAACTAAAAGCATTGGAAGGTATATGCAAAAAGATTGAAACCTTCTTACCAGGACATTTGGTATACAGCAAAGACGGAGCTGAACTTCAGCAATGGTACACCAGAGAATGGGAAAGTTTTGACCATGTGAAAGAGAACGAAACCGATATTGACAAACTAAGAAAAGGGCTTGAAGATGCTGTTCACAGACAACTGATGAGTGACGTTCCTTATGGTGTATTGCTTTCAGGGGGACTAGACTCTTCTGTTATTTCTGCTATCACAGCCAAGTTTGCAAGACAAAGAATTGAAAGCGGAGACACTCAGGAAGCATGGTATCCAAGACTTCACAGTTTTGCAGTAGGACTTGTAGGGTCTCCTGATTTAGTTGCAGCACAAAAAGCAGCGGAACATATCGGATCTGTTCACCATGAAGTCAACTTTACAGTCCAGGAGGGATTGGATGCGATACGTGATGTAATTTATCATCTGGAAACTTATGATGTAACAACCATCAGAGCATCTACCCCGATGTATCTTTTAGCAAGGGTCATCAAATCAATGGGAATTAAAATGGTATTATCCGGAGAAGGTTCAGATGAACTATTTGGGGGATATCTGTACTTCCATAAAGCTCCTAATGCTAAAGAATTCCATGATGAAACAGTAAGAAAACTCGGAAAGCTTCATTTGTATGACTGTCTGAGAGCGAACAAAGCTTTAATGAGCTGGGGAATAGAAGGAAGAGTTCCTTTCCTTGACAAAGAATTTATGGATATTGCCATGACCCTCAACCCACAAGATAAAATGATACAGGTAGCTGAAGGGAAAATTGAAAAATGGGTACTAAGAAAAGCTTTTGAAGATATTCTTCCCGCCTCTATTGCATGGAGACAAAAAGAACAGTTTTCAGATGGTGTAGGATATTCATGGATTGATACTCTAAAAGAAGTTGCTGAAAAAGAGGTTACTGATGAGATGATGGTTAACGCAAGGTTCAGATTCCCGTTAAACACTCCACAAAATAAGGAGGAATATCGATACAGAACTATTTTTGAAGAACATTTCCCTAGTGAAACTGCTGCAGCAACTGTTCCATCAGTTCCGTCAGTAGCCTGCTCCACTCCTATCGCTCTGGAATGGGATGAAGCTTTCAAAAAGATGAATGATCCAAGCGGAAGAGCAGTGAAAGTGCACGAAACTTCCTATTAG
- a CDS encoding NAD(P)/FAD-dependent oxidoreductase has product MITTDILIIGAGPTGLFAVFEAGLLKMKCHIIDALPQPGGQLAELYPKKPIFDIPGYPSVNAGELVDNLMEQIKQFQPGFTLGETAVSYTKVDDEWFEVVTNKGTVHRCKAIAIAGGLGTFEPRKPTFENVADYEEKGLEYFVKEPEHFRNKKVVIAGGGDSALDWSIFLSNVASEVTLIHRRNEFRGALDSVEKVQDLKNEGKIKLITPAEVTGIRGDGKVEAITVQKDGEDAFEIETDYFIPLFGLTPKLGEIGNWGLNIEKNAIVVNNALDYQTNIDGIYAIGDINTYPGKLKLILCGFHEATLMCQSVYNRLNPGKKFVLKYTTVSGVDGFDGSRKEAEKAVVKKID; this is encoded by the coding sequence ATGATAACCACTGATATATTGATCATAGGTGCAGGGCCTACAGGGCTTTTTGCCGTTTTTGAAGCAGGTCTTTTAAAAATGAAGTGCCACATTATTGACGCACTTCCACAACCGGGAGGGCAATTGGCTGAACTTTATCCGAAGAAACCTATTTTTGATATTCCGGGGTATCCTTCAGTAAACGCTGGAGAATTAGTGGATAATTTGATGGAGCAGATCAAGCAGTTTCAACCTGGATTTACATTGGGAGAAACAGCCGTTTCTTATACAAAAGTAGATGATGAGTGGTTTGAAGTGGTTACTAACAAAGGAACTGTTCACAGATGTAAGGCGATTGCTATTGCAGGTGGATTGGGAACTTTTGAGCCTAGAAAACCTACGTTCGAAAATGTAGCTGATTATGAAGAGAAAGGGTTGGAGTATTTCGTTAAAGAACCTGAGCACTTCAGAAATAAAAAAGTAGTGATTGCCGGAGGCGGAGATTCTGCCCTTGACTGGAGTATTTTCCTTTCTAATGTAGCCAGCGAAGTTACTTTGATCCACAGAAGAAATGAGTTCAGAGGAGCTTTGGATTCTGTAGAAAAAGTTCAGGATCTGAAAAACGAGGGAAAAATCAAGTTGATTACTCCTGCTGAAGTAACTGGTATCAGAGGAGATGGAAAAGTAGAAGCAATTACTGTACAAAAAGATGGTGAGGATGCTTTTGAAATTGAAACAGATTACTTTATTCCATTATTCGGATTAACTCCAAAATTGGGTGAGATCGGAAATTGGGGACTGAATATCGAGAAGAATGCCATTGTTGTAAACAATGCTCTGGATTATCAGACTAACATTGATGGTATCTATGCAATCGGAGATATCAACACATATCCTGGAAAGCTGAAGTTGATTCTTTGTGGTTTCCACGAAGCAACTTTAATGTGTCAAAGTGTTTACAACAGATTGAATCCTGGTAAGAAATTCGTACTAAAATATACTACTGTAAGTGGAGTAGATGGGTTTGACGGAAGCCGTAAAGAAGCAGAGAAGGCTGTTGTGAAAAAAATTGACTAA
- a CDS encoding YceI family protein, which produces MRKKLFSLAIPALFVAAVMVSCKKDKPLTSEGNEVTTTKDGNQYTLDTLNSKVEWKGYKVFKSENTSHFGTIRFESGDVTVKEGKLESGKFVADMNSLTSVDLKDSPDDMGKLNGHLKSGDFFEVEKFPTASYEITKVTPVTEGDYNTLLDGNLTIKGITKPVQFKANVSVKNGEVSVATEPKDIKREEFGVKFQAPAENGVIKDEVTLQINVKALEKK; this is translated from the coding sequence ATGAGAAAAAAACTGTTTTCGTTAGCTATTCCTGCTTTATTCGTTGCTGCTGTAATGGTTTCTTGTAAAAAAGATAAACCGCTTACCAGTGAAGGTAATGAAGTGACTACAACCAAGGATGGTAACCAGTACACTTTGGATACGCTAAACAGTAAGGTTGAATGGAAAGGATACAAAGTATTTAAATCTGAGAATACGAGTCACTTCGGAACCATCAGGTTTGAAAGCGGTGATGTAACAGTGAAGGAAGGAAAACTGGAAAGCGGTAAATTTGTTGCTGATATGAATTCCCTGACCTCTGTAGACTTGAAAGACAGTCCTGATGATATGGGTAAATTAAACGGTCATCTTAAGAGTGGTGATTTCTTTGAAGTAGAAAAATTCCCAACGGCTTCTTATGAAATTACAAAAGTTACTCCTGTTACAGAAGGTGATTATAATACTCTTTTGGATGGTAATTTAACCATTAAAGGAATTACTAAGCCGGTTCAGTTTAAAGCTAATGTTTCCGTGAAAAACGGAGAAGTAAGTGTAGCTACTGAGCCTAAGGATATCAAAAGAGAAGAGTTTGGCGTGAAGTTCCAGGCTCCTGCTGAAAACGGAGTGATTAAAGATGAGGTAACTCTTCAGATCAACGTTAAAGCCTTAGAAAAGAAATAA
- a CDS encoding RsmB/NOP family class I SAM-dependent RNA methyltransferase, which translates to MELIHRNLAIGIHDALQETFFEKNKYADKVIERLLKANKKWGSQDRAVVSEIFYNIIRWKKRLEYYMGEGVKPNNIYKLIIAYLLWSKTNYKKFEEFDGIKIADILTKLKKNTVPTKAIEHSIPDWLAETLEKELGAKWEREMIALNEQAPTVLRTNSLKTTTKELISDLSDEGVASFPIKNYPDAVQLEEKKNVFLTTAFKEGLFEVQDASSQKIGYFLDVKEGQRVVDACAGAGGKTLHLAALMGNKGQIIALDIFEWKLTELKRRAKRAGAHNIETRMISDNKVIKRLHDKADRLLIDAPCSGLGVLKRNPDSKWKIDQDFIDRIKKEQQQILQDYSKILKKGGKMVYATCSILPSENNLQVEEFLKNNPGFKMIKDEKVMPSEGYDGFYMALIERVS; encoded by the coding sequence ATGGAACTTATTCACAGAAACTTGGCAATCGGAATTCACGATGCCTTACAGGAGACATTTTTTGAGAAAAACAAATATGCCGATAAAGTTATTGAAAGACTTTTAAAAGCAAACAAAAAATGGGGAAGCCAGGACAGAGCCGTTGTTTCTGAGATTTTCTACAATATTATCCGTTGGAAAAAACGCCTTGAATATTATATGGGCGAAGGGGTAAAACCTAACAATATTTATAAACTTATCATTGCTTACCTTCTTTGGAGCAAGACCAATTATAAAAAGTTTGAAGAGTTTGACGGAATTAAAATTGCGGACATTCTTACCAAGCTTAAAAAGAATACAGTTCCAACCAAAGCTATTGAACATTCTATCCCAGACTGGTTGGCGGAAACGTTGGAAAAAGAATTGGGAGCTAAATGGGAAAGAGAAATGATTGCGTTGAATGAACAGGCTCCTACTGTTTTAAGAACAAATTCATTAAAGACAACAACAAAGGAACTTATTTCTGACCTTTCAGATGAAGGTGTTGCGTCTTTTCCTATTAAAAACTATCCAGATGCAGTACAACTGGAGGAGAAAAAGAATGTTTTCCTTACCACAGCATTTAAAGAAGGTTTGTTTGAAGTTCAGGACGCTTCTTCTCAGAAGATCGGATATTTCCTGGATGTAAAAGAGGGACAAAGAGTGGTAGATGCCTGTGCAGGTGCTGGAGGAAAAACACTTCACCTGGCAGCACTGATGGGAAATAAAGGTCAGATCATAGCTTTAGATATTTTCGAGTGGAAATTGACCGAGTTAAAGCGTCGTGCTAAAAGAGCCGGAGCTCACAATATTGAAACCCGTATGATCTCTGACAACAAAGTAATCAAACGCCTTCATGATAAAGCAGACAGATTATTGATTGACGCCCCATGTTCAGGTCTTGGAGTATTGAAAAGAAATCCGGACAGCAAATGGAAAATCGATCAGGACTTTATTGATAGAATCAAAAAAGAGCAACAGCAGATTCTTCAGGATTATTCTAAAATTCTTAAAAAAGGTGGAAAGATGGTGTATGCAACATGTTCTATTCTACCTTCTGAAAATAACCTGCAGGTAGAAGAATTCCTTAAAAATAACCCTGGATTCAAAATGATTAAGGATGAAAAGGTAATGCCTAGCGAAGGATACGATGGATTCTATATGGCATTGATTGAAAGAGTTTCTTAA
- a CDS encoding 2Fe-2S iron-sulfur cluster-binding protein, with protein MSDINIKITDREGVTHDVIAPTDMSMNLMEIIRSYELAEEGTIGVCGGMAMCASCQVYVINDPGLEPMGDEEDAMLAEAFHVKDNSRLGCQLHIADAMEGLEVEIAPYP; from the coding sequence ATGTCAGATATTAATATTAAAATCACCGACAGAGAAGGTGTAACCCACGATGTTATTGCTCCAACGGATATGTCCATGAACTTAATGGAGATTATCCGTTCCTATGAATTGGCTGAAGAAGGTACTATTGGTGTATGCGGCGGAATGGCGATGTGTGCTTCATGCCAGGTTTATGTAATCAATGATCCTGGTCTGGAACCAATGGGAGATGAAGAAGATGCTATGCTTGCTGAAGCTTTCCATGTGAAAGATAACAGCCGATTAGGCTGCCAGCTGCATATTGCAGATGCCATGGAAGGGCTTGAAGTGGAAATTGCTCCTTATCCCTAG
- a CDS encoding sulfate/molybdate ABC transporter ATP-binding protein, with amino-acid sequence MLLEINNLFFSHTKEKPLFQNLNLRFEANKIIALAGESGCGKSTLLNLIYGLLDWESGDIFFNGAKLLGPKGNLVPGEAEMKFVAQNFDLMPYATVAENVGKFISNINLTKKRETVMELLEVVGLQEFADVLPKYLSGGQQQRVAIARALSVLPKLLILDEPFSNLDFPRKIELRERLFRYVKEHQISLIISTHELQDIMPWLDQIVILQNGRLIQNDSPEETYKNPYNSYVAKLFGEVNIFSESEAADFQLSKFFYYPKGIKVSENGLEAEVLESRFAGNYHWNKIKAKNKELVMYTDEKLHDSVNISFT; translated from the coding sequence ATGCTTTTAGAAATAAACAATTTATTCTTCTCCCACACCAAAGAAAAACCGTTGTTTCAAAACCTTAATTTAAGATTTGAGGCTAATAAAATCATTGCCCTGGCAGGAGAAAGTGGATGTGGAAAATCTACCCTTTTAAACCTGATATATGGCCTGCTTGATTGGGAAAGCGGAGATATCTTTTTTAATGGAGCCAAACTATTGGGTCCCAAGGGAAACCTTGTTCCCGGAGAAGCTGAAATGAAGTTTGTAGCACAGAATTTTGACCTTATGCCTTATGCCACTGTTGCTGAAAATGTGGGTAAATTTATTTCGAATATCAATTTAACCAAGAAAAGAGAAACCGTCATGGAACTTCTTGAAGTAGTAGGACTTCAGGAGTTTGCTGATGTACTTCCTAAATATTTAAGCGGCGGGCAGCAACAAAGGGTTGCTATTGCAAGAGCACTGTCCGTTTTACCTAAACTGCTTATCCTTGATGAACCTTTCAGTAATCTTGATTTTCCAAGAAAGATTGAGCTTAGAGAAAGACTTTTCCGATATGTAAAGGAACATCAGATCTCTCTGATTATTTCTACCCACGAACTCCAGGACATTATGCCATGGCTGGATCAGATTGTTATCCTTCAGAATGGAAGGTTAATTCAGAATGACAGTCCGGAAGAAACTTACAAAAATCCATACAATTCTTATGTTGCCAAATTATTTGGTGAAGTGAATATCTTCAGTGAATCTGAAGCAGCAGATTTCCAGCTTTCAAAATTTTTCTATTATCCAAAAGGAATAAAAGTTTCTGAAAATGGTCTTGAAGCTGAGGTTTTGGAAAGCAGATTTGCAGGAAATTACCATTGGAATAAAATTAAAGCAAAGAATAAGGAATTGGTAATGTACACTGATGAAAAACTACATGATTCTGTGAATATTTCATTTACTTAA
- a CDS encoding aminoacyl-histidine dipeptidase encodes MELSTIEPQIIWKNFSKLNAVPRPSKKEEKVIAFIKGFGENLGLETTVDEVGNVIIKKPATAGMENRKSIVLQSHLDMVCQKNNDVNFDFETEGIKMEIDGDWVKAKGTTLGADNGLGVATIMSILESSDIPHPALEALFTIDEETGMTGAIGLKPGQLTGEILLNLDTEEDDEIDIGCAGGVDVTITQNYATEAAKGQVVRIEVKGLQGGHSGMDIHKGFGNANIILGRLLYKGLEKQNLELISIDGGGLRNAIPREGVAIISVRNAQEFIEDATALKKEILEEFASVEAGLQINIENSTSSDKAISEGDSKKVILTLKALHNGVYRMSPDVADLVEASNNVARVELKGGELKILNLTRSSVDSSKYSTAEQLKSVAELAGMNVVFSGSYPGWKPRPGSEIVKIMEKIYTEKFNEKPHVVACHAGLECGIIGANYPEMEMVSFGPTIRGAHSPDEKANIPSAQKFWSFLKDILANIPQK; translated from the coding sequence ATGGAATTATCTACTATAGAACCGCAAATAATCTGGAAAAACTTTTCCAAATTAAATGCAGTTCCAAGACCATCTAAAAAAGAGGAAAAAGTAATTGCTTTCATCAAAGGATTTGGTGAAAATTTAGGGTTAGAAACTACTGTAGACGAAGTAGGAAACGTAATTATTAAAAAACCTGCTACTGCAGGAATGGAAAACCGTAAATCGATTGTGCTTCAGTCGCATTTGGATATGGTTTGTCAGAAAAACAATGACGTTAATTTCGATTTCGAAACAGAAGGAATCAAAATGGAAATTGATGGTGATTGGGTAAAAGCAAAAGGAACCACTTTAGGAGCTGATAACGGTTTAGGAGTGGCTACCATTATGTCTATCCTTGAGAGCTCAGATATTCCTCACCCTGCACTAGAAGCTTTATTTACCATTGATGAAGAGACAGGGATGACTGGAGCTATCGGTTTAAAACCAGGACAGCTTACAGGAGAAATCCTATTAAACCTTGATACGGAAGAAGATGATGAAATTGACATCGGCTGTGCAGGAGGTGTTGATGTGACCATCACTCAAAACTATGCAACAGAAGCTGCGAAAGGACAAGTGGTAAGAATTGAAGTGAAAGGTTTACAGGGAGGTCACTCAGGAATGGATATCCATAAAGGTTTCGGAAACGCAAACATAATCTTGGGAAGACTTCTTTACAAAGGGTTGGAAAAGCAAAATCTGGAATTAATCTCTATTGATGGTGGCGGATTAAGAAATGCAATTCCAAGAGAAGGGGTTGCCATCATCTCTGTAAGAAATGCACAGGAATTCATTGAAGATGCCACTGCTCTTAAAAAAGAAATTTTAGAAGAATTTGCATCTGTAGAAGCAGGTCTTCAAATCAATATTGAAAACTCTACGTCTTCTGATAAAGCGATTTCCGAAGGTGATTCTAAAAAAGTAATCCTTACTTTAAAAGCTCTTCACAACGGAGTATACAGAATGAGCCCGGATGTAGCGGACCTTGTAGAAGCATCCAACAACGTAGCTAGAGTTGAATTGAAAGGTGGGGAATTGAAGATTCTTAACCTTACAAGATCTTCTGTAGACTCTTCTAAATATTCTACTGCAGAACAATTGAAATCTGTAGCAGAATTAGCGGGAATGAATGTAGTATTCAGCGGTTCATACCCAGGATGGAAACCTAGACCAGGATCTGAAATCGTAAAGATCATGGAAAAGATCTATACAGAGAAGTTCAATGAAAAACCTCATGTAGTAGCTTGTCACGCAGGTTTAGAATGTGGTATCATTGGTGCTAATTATCCTGAAATGGAAATGGTAAGTTTCGGACCTACCATCAGAGGAGCGCACTCTCCTGATGAGAAAGCAAATATTCCATCAGCTCAGAAATTCTGGAGCTTCCTGAAAGATATTTTAGCGAATATTCCTCAGAAATAG
- a CDS encoding DUF3108 domain-containing protein: MKKILNLFAVFIFFLGSAQIDNIADGESITLRIHYGFLNAGTANLTTKKTTYKGAPHLYVKGTGQTTGAVKAFFKVEDLYESFIDSASGLPSYYVRNVREGSYRQHFETAFNHDNNTLILTDKKTPANGSKVIKSVKGVQDMLSCFYYLRSKSPDELKVGTVINMNVWIDDEMFPFQLKVTGTENLKTKFGTINCLKIIPSVKSGRVFKEKEGVTMWVSNDANHLPMLLKAELAVGSLKASIDDYKNVKYPLKFTK; the protein is encoded by the coding sequence ATGAAGAAAATTTTAAACCTTTTTGCAGTATTTATATTCTTTTTAGGCTCTGCCCAGATTGATAACATCGCAGACGGCGAATCCATCACCCTTAGAATCCACTACGGCTTCTTAAATGCCGGAACCGCCAATCTTACTACTAAAAAGACTACTTATAAAGGTGCTCCTCATCTTTATGTAAAAGGTACCGGGCAAACTACAGGTGCAGTAAAGGCTTTCTTCAAAGTAGAAGACCTCTATGAAAGTTTTATTGATAGCGCAAGCGGATTACCTAGCTACTATGTTCGAAATGTACGTGAAGGAAGCTACCGTCAGCATTTTGAAACCGCTTTTAATCACGATAACAATACTTTAATTTTAACGGATAAGAAAACGCCGGCCAATGGCTCAAAGGTTATCAAATCTGTGAAAGGTGTTCAGGATATGCTTTCCTGTTTCTATTATCTGCGAAGCAAAAGCCCGGATGAATTAAAAGTAGGAACAGTAATCAATATGAATGTATGGATTGATGATGAAATGTTCCCTTTTCAGCTTAAAGTGACAGGAACTGAGAATTTAAAGACAAAATTCGGTACGATCAATTGTTTAAAAATTATTCCGTCTGTAAAAAGCGGAAGGGTTTTCAAAGAAAAAGAAGGGGTAACAATGTGGGTTTCCAATGACGCCAACCACCTGCCAATGCTTTTGAAAGCTGAATTAGCGGTAGGGTCTCTTAAAGCAAGTATTGATGATTACAAAAACGTAAAATATCCTTTAAAATTTACTAAGTAA
- a CDS encoding zinc ribbon domain-containing protein YjdM: MSDTVLCPKCSSEFTYPSDNMMVCSQCFYEWNPEEAASEAANEGKILDSNGNELQDGDSVVVVKDLPVKGAPKPVKAGTKVKNIRLRPGSDHNIDCKIDGFGAMALKSEFVKKA; encoded by the coding sequence ATGAGTGATACAGTACTTTGTCCGAAATGTAGCTCCGAGTTTACCTATCCGAGCGATAACATGATGGTTTGTTCTCAGTGTTTCTACGAATGGAATCCTGAAGAAGCAGCTTCTGAAGCAGCAAACGAGGGAAAAATATTAGACTCTAATGGAAATGAGCTTCAGGATGGGGATTCTGTAGTGGTTGTAAAAGATCTTCCTGTAAAAGGAGCACCAAAACCGGTAAAAGCTGGAACTAAAGTGAAAAATATCCGCTTAAGACCAGGAAGCGATCATAATATCGACTGCAAAATTGATGGGTTCGGAGCAATGGCTTTAAAATCAGAATTTGTAAAGAAAGCATAA
- the pheS gene encoding phenylalanine--tRNA ligase subunit alpha has translation MIEKIEELLIEVNGFNATSKEEIENFRIKYNGKKGVLNDFFEKFKEVPNDQKKEFGQKINTLKQAVAVKLEDLKSTSASSVVVEKEDLTRPAFPLDLGSRHPINLVKNRIIDIFKSIGFAVADGPEIEDDWHNFTALNLPEYHPARDMQDTFFIEQNPDILLRTHTSSVQTRFMEENQPPIRILSPGRVFRNEAISSRSHCIFHQIEGLYIDENVSFADLKQTIQFFTTELFGKSKIRMRPSYFPFTEPSAEIDVYWGLNSETDYRITKGTGWLEIMGCGMVDPAVLKNVNIDSEKYSGYAFGMGIERITMLLYQMSDIRMFFENDIRTLEQFKTL, from the coding sequence ATGATAGAAAAGATAGAAGAACTACTGATCGAAGTAAACGGCTTCAATGCTACCTCTAAGGAAGAGATAGAAAACTTCCGTATCAAGTACAACGGTAAAAAAGGAGTTCTGAATGATTTTTTTGAAAAATTTAAAGAAGTTCCTAACGACCAGAAGAAAGAATTCGGACAGAAGATCAATACTTTGAAGCAGGCTGTTGCTGTGAAACTGGAAGACTTGAAAAGTACTTCTGCATCTTCTGTTGTAGTAGAAAAAGAAGATCTTACAAGACCTGCATTTCCATTAGATCTGGGATCAAGACACCCGATCAACCTGGTTAAAAACAGAATTATTGACATCTTTAAATCCATTGGATTTGCTGTTGCTGATGGTCCTGAGATTGAAGATGACTGGCATAACTTCACGGCATTGAACCTTCCGGAATATCACCCGGCAAGAGATATGCAGGATACGTTCTTTATTGAGCAGAATCCGGATATTCTTTTAAGAACGCATACTTCTTCTGTACAGACTCGTTTTATGGAAGAAAATCAGCCGCCTATCAGAATTTTATCTCCTGGAAGAGTATTCAGAAATGAAGCCATTTCTTCACGTTCTCACTGTATCTTCCATCAGATTGAAGGATTATATATTGATGAGAATGTAAGTTTTGCGGATTTAAAGCAAACGATTCAGTTCTTTACCACTGAACTTTTCGGAAAGTCTAAAATCAGAATGAGACCTTCTTATTTCCCGTTCACGGAGCCAAGTGCTGAGATTGATGTGTATTGGGGATTAAACTCTGAAACTGATTACAGAATCACAAAAGGAACAGGTTGGTTAGAAATCATGGGTTGTGGTATGGTAGATCCTGCGGTATTGAAGAATGTTAATATTGATTCTGAGAAATATTCAGGATATGCATTCGGAATGGGTATTGAAAGAATTACCATGCTTCTTTACCAAATGAGCGACATCAGAATGTTCTTTGAAAATGATATAAGAACCTTGGAACAATTCAAGACATTATAA
- a CDS encoding TIGR00730 family Rossman fold protein, producing MKSITVFCGSSFGTDKIYEEQAFLLGQTLAKQNIQLIYGGSETGLMGTIANGALSENGKVTGILPHFLQAKEIAHKSLTELVLVETMHERKTKMSELCDGVIVLPGGYGTLEEFFEMITWAQLGLHKKPIAILNIDGFYNDLINLVENMVNKGFLKAVNRDMLLVSDNIDELLEKMKNYQAPTVGKWISKEEI from the coding sequence ATGAAAAGTATTACGGTATTCTGTGGTTCAAGTTTCGGCACAGATAAAATCTATGAAGAGCAGGCATTTTTACTTGGACAAACGTTAGCAAAACAAAATATACAACTCATTTACGGCGGTTCGGAAACCGGTTTAATGGGAACGATAGCCAATGGAGCATTAAGTGAAAACGGAAAGGTAACGGGTATTCTCCCTCATTTTTTACAGGCTAAGGAAATTGCTCATAAAAGCCTTACTGAACTAGTTCTCGTGGAAACAATGCATGAAAGAAAAACGAAAATGAGTGAGCTTTGTGATGGCGTAATCGTGCTTCCCGGAGGATATGGAACACTGGAAGAATTCTTCGAAATGATTACCTGGGCACAGCTTGGTCTTCATAAAAAACCTATTGCTATTCTGAATATTGACGGCTTCTACAATGACCTCATCAATTTGGTAGAAAATATGGTGAACAAAGGTTTTTTAAAGGCTGTAAATCGAGATATGCTTTTAGTAAGTGATAATATAGACGAGCTATTAGAAAAAATGAAAAACTATCAGGCTCCCACCGTTGGAAAATGGATTTCTAAGGAAGAAATATAA